In Fusobacterium russii ATCC 25533, the sequence GGGCTTCCAAGAAGTTAATTATATTGTCAGCAGCAGCTATACCTGTCATAGCAACATGAAAAAGGGAAGTTAAAGTTCTCATTGGTATAAAAAATTCAGGGGCTAGCATAAATATAAAAAACAAACCGAATAAGCTCAACTTAGAAACTAAAAATAATCTTATTGAGAATATTATAGCTAATATAGTTCCGGCATAGATAATCCAATTTACAACAGCAATGGAAAGCAGCTGCATTTTTAAAACTCTCATAGTTTCTACTCTAAATTCTTCAGACATTTGAGCTATTTCTTTTTCTCTTGCTTCATCAGAGCCATAAAGTTTTAATGTTGTAAGCCCCTGTAAACTATCTAAAAATAAAATCCCAACATTCATATATTTTGCAAAATATTTTTTTTGTATTTTTTTCACCTTATTTAAAGAAATGTATAAAAATAGAGGTATAAAAAGTGAAAAAAATAGTAAAATGAAGGCTGCTTTTAAACTAAAAGGAACTGTAACCAAAAATAAAATTATAGACGAAGCAATGCAGTAGTAAAATTGTGTTAGGTAAGCTCCAAAATAGACTTCCAAATGTTCAACATTATCAACAGAAAGATGTATAAATTCTTGAATCTTAAAAAATTCTGAATAATTCAGTCCTAATTTTAAAATTTTCTCAAAAATTGATTTTCTTAAATTTCGTTTTACTTCAACTACTAAATCTCCAAGCTTTAGAGCAGTTATCTTTGTTGAAAACTGTCTTATGAAAATAATAATAATAATTGAAACTATAATAAGTAAATAGTTTTGATTGAAATCTCTTTCTATTAAAGTTTTTAAAAGAAAGGCAAAAAGCCATGCAAATGCAATAGAAGCAATCAATTTTAGAGAAGACAAAATGGTTGTTTGTACTATATATTTATTTAAATTTTCAGAGAATGAGTAGAGTTTTTTATTAGTCATATTTTTTTCCTTTCTAAATATATTTCTAAATAAATTTAAGAAAGATTATTTTATTTGTCAAGTTTAAAAATTAAAAATCTCTTTAATTTATTGAATAAAAAATAAAATATTTACAAATGTAAAAAAAAAATATATAATAAAATAACATCAGTTATTTTATTTGTGAAAAAAAGTTGAAGATTATGAAATTTTATACTACATTTTAAAGATAATTTTATGGTATAATATTACATCAATAAAATAATTGGAGGAGTATATGAAAATAGCTTTAGATGCTATGAGTGGGGATTATGCACCAATAGCAACTATAAAAGGAGCTGTTGAAGCTTTAAAAGAAAACAAAAATTTGAAAATAATTCTAGTTGGAAAGGAAAATGTAATAAAAGAAGAACTAAAAAAATATAAGGTTGATGAGCAGCGACTGGAAATAAAAAATGCTGATGAAGTGGTTGAGATGACGGATGATCCAGTTAAAGCAATTAAGGAAAAAAAAGATTCTTCTATGAATGTATGTGTTGATTTGGTTAAAGAGGGCATGGTTGATGCATCTGTTTCTTGTGGAAATACCGGAGCTTTACTGGCTACAAGTCAACTAAAGTTAAAAAGAATTAAAGGAGTTTTAAGACCTGCAATAGCAGTACCATTTCCAAATAAAGTAGGGAATACTTTATTTTTAGATTTAGGTGCAAATGCAGACACAAAACCAGAATACTTAGATCAGTTTGCCATAATGGGTTCTAAATATATGGAAATACTCTCAAATAAGAAAAAGCCAAAGGTGGCATTATTAAATATAGGAGAGGAAGAAATAAAAGGAAATGAGTTAACCAGAGAGGCTTTTATTCTTTTGAAAAACAATAAAAGAATAAATTTTGTTGGAAATATAGAGAGTACAAAGATTTTAGATGGGACAGTAGATGTAGTTGTAACTGATGGTTTTACAGGAAATATACTTTTAAAAACATCAGAAGGAGTAGGGAAGTTTATATTTCATATTATAAAAGAAAATATAATGAAAACTTTCCTTTCTAAATTAGGAGCTTTATTACTTAAAAAGGATTTAAAGAAAGTTAAGGAAAAAGTTGATGCTTCGGAATATGGAGGAGCAATTTTTTTAGGTTTAAATGGTTTATCAATAAAGGCCCATGGAAGCTCAGACTACAAAGCAGTGAAAAATGCTTTAAAAGTTGCTGGAAGATTTATTGAGGCAAACTTTATCGAAGAGTTGAGAAAGACAATGGAGGTATAGAATTGCAAAGCGTTGGAATAAAAGGATTGGGATATTATGTTCCTGAAAGAATTGTTACTAATTTTGACTTTGAAAAAATGGTTGATACAAGTGATGAATGGATAAGAACAAGAACAGGCATAGAAGAAAGAAGATTTGCAGCAGAGGATGAGGCAACTTCAGATTTAGCATATAAAGCTGCATTGAAAGCTATAGAGGCAGCTAAGATAGATAAAGGAGAAATAGAATTAATAATAGTTGCAACAGCAACAGCAGATTATTTAACACAAGGAAGCTCATGCCTAGTACAAAAAAAATTAGGACTAAGCTCTATACCTTGTTTTGATGTAAGTGCAGCTTGTACAGGTTTTATTTATGCACTGACTGTTGCAAATTCAATGGTTAAATCTAAAGCATTTAAAAATATACTTGTCATAGGTGCTGAAACTTTATCAAGAATATCAGATATGACAGATAGAAATACCTGTGTACTTTTTGGAGATGGAGCAGCGGCAGCTATAGTTGGTGAAGTTGAAGATGGCTATGGAATGTTAGGAATATCAATTGGAGCGGAAGGCGAAGATGATATGGTTCTTAAAATACCGGCAGGAGGAAGTAGACATCCTAATACGGAAGAAACAATAGCTAAGAGGGATAACTTTTTAAAAATGAATGGCCAGGAAGTATTTAAATTTGCTGTAAAGGTTCTGCCTAAAGTAACTTTAGATGCTTTAGAAGAGGCTCAGTTAAAAGTTAATGATTTATCTATGATTTTTCCACATCAAGCAAATTTAAGAATAATAGAAGCCGCAGCCAAAAGAATTAAATTTCCGTTGGATAAATTTTATACAAACTTAAATAAATATGGAAACACATCAGCTGCATCAATTGGAATAGCCTTAGGAGAGGCTTTAGAAAAAGGGCTTATAAAAAAAGGAGATAACATAGCTCTAACAGGTTTTGGTGGTGGTTTAACATATGGCTCAATAATTATGAAATGGGCTTATTAGGAGAACAGATGAATAGAAAAATATCATGGGGAATTGTCTTTATATTATTTGGTGTATTTTATTTAATAGAGATGAAATTTCCTGGTTTAATATATAAATTAAAAGAAAATTTTCCAGATCTACTAAATTTAAATTTTAGACTTGTCATTGTCATACTGGGAATATTTTTTCTTATAAAGAGAAAGATTACTTTAGCTTTTATATGTTTATATATCGGTGGAAGAATGATATTCAAATATAATGAGTACTTCTTACCATTATTTGTGATGTTTATGGGAATTGTGTATGTATTTTTAGGAGTAGAAGAAAAGAGTTGGAGGAAAAATAAAAATGAGTAAGGTTGCATTTGTATACCCCGGTCAAGGAACTCAATATGTTGGCATGGGGAAAGAACTATATGAAAACAATGAAAAGGCAAGAGAAATATTTGATAGATTTTTCTCTACTTTAGATATAGACTTAAAAAAAGTAATGTTTGAAGGCCCGGAAGAAACATTGAAGAGCACAGAATATACACAACCGGCAATTGTTGGTTTAAGCTTAGTTTTAACTGAACTTTTGAAAGAAAAGGGTATAAGACCAAACTATGTTGCAGGACATTCAGTTGGTGAATTTGCTGCTTTTGGTGGAGCGGAATATCTGTCGCTGGAAGAGGCAATTAAACTAGTTGCTGCAAGAGGAAAAATAATGAAAGAGGTTGCTGAGAAAGTTAATGGTTCTATGGCAGCTGTACTAGGTTTAGATTCATCAAAAATTGAAGAAGTATTGAAAAATATAAATGGAACTGTAGAAGCTGTAAATTTTAATGAACCTAACCAAACTGTTATAGCCGGTGAGAAAGCAGCAATAGAAGAAGCTTGTGTAGCTTTAAAAGAAGCTGGTGCAAAGAGGGCATTAGCACTTGCAGTATCTGGGCCTTTTCATTCTTCACTTATGAAAGAAGCTGGCGAAGAGCTAAAAAAATATGCAGATAAATTGAATTTTAAAGTCGGTGAGATAAAAATTATAGCTAACACAACAGCAACAGTTTTAAATTCAGATTCGGAAATTAAAGATGAAATCTACAGACAAAGCTTTGGTCCTGTAAAATGGATAGATACAATAAATAAGTTGAAGTCGGAAGGAGTAACTAAAATTTATGAAGTTGGACCGGGGAAAGTTTTATCTGGACTAATAAAGAAGATTGATAAGGAAATTGAAGTGATAAATATAGAAACATTGGAAAGTTTGTCGTCAATTTAATACAAGGAATGAAAATTGGAATATTGAAAAACAAAAAATCTAGTAGAATAAAACTGAACAATAGTGTATAATAATAGTAAACTATTATTAATATAAATATTTTATTATAAATTTAAGGAGGAAAACAATGTTAGATAAGGTAAAAGAAATTATAGTTGAACAATTAGGAGTGGAAGCTGATCAAGTGAAATTGGAATCAAATTTCATAGATGATTTAGGAGCAGATTCATTAGATACTGTAGAATTAATAATGGCATTTGAAGAAGAATTTGGAGTAGACATTCCTGATACTGAAGCTGAAAAAATAAAAACAGTTAAAGATGTTATAGACTACATTGAAGCAAATAAATAATAGTGTTCTATAAAAATAAAAGTACGGGGTATATTATTTATATCCCGTTTTATTTAATAAAATAGAAAAAAGAGGAGGACTATGAAAAGAGTAGTAGTAACAGGGGTTGGCTTAATATCAGCACTTGGAATAGGCACAGAGGAAACTTGGCAAAAACTTATAGCTGGTGAAACTGGAATAGATTTATTGACTGCTTATGACACAACTGATATGCCGGTTAAGATAGCAGGAGAAGTAAAAGGTTTTGAGCCAGAAAAATTTGGAATAGAAAAAAAAGAGTTAAAAAAATTATCAAGAAACACTCAATTTGCAATAGCAGCTTCAAAGATGGCTTTAGAGGATGCAAAATTGAAAATAGATGAAACAAATGCAAATGAAACAGGGATAATAATTTCATCTGGTATAGGCGGAATGGAAATTTTTGAAGAACAACTTAAAGTGATGTTTGAAAAAGGAGTTAAGAGAATATCGCCATTTACAATACCAGCTATGATAGCTAATATGTCATCTGGAACAACTGCAATTTATTTGGGAGCAAAAGGTCCAAATAAAACTATAGTTACTGCCTGTGCCTCAGGGACACATTCAGTGGGAGAAGGATTTGAATTAATTCGTCATAATAGGGCAAAAATAATGATAGTAGGAGGGACAGAAGCTTGTATAACAGCCTTCGGTATGAATTCATTTGCTAATATGAAGGCTTTGTCGACAAGAAATGAAAGTCCAAAAACTGCTTCAAGACCATTTTCAGCAGACAGAGATGGCTTTGTTATGGGAGAAGGAGTAGGAGTTTTAGTCCTTGAGGAAATGGAATATGCACTTGCAAGAGGAGCAAAAATTTATGCAGAAGTTGTAGGTTTTGGAGAGAGTTGTGATGCCCATCATATAACAGCTCCAGTTGAAACGGGTGAGGGAGCGGTAAGAGCTATGAAATTAGCTGTGGAAGATGCTAAACTATCACTTGAAGATGTTACATATATCAATGCACATGGAACATCTACACCTGCAAATGATGTAATAGAAACAAGGGCTATAAAAAACCTTTTTGGAAATCATGCATATAATTTATATGTTTCTTCTACAAAGGGAGCAACAGGTCACGGACTTGGAGCAGCAGGTGGTATAGAGGCAGTTATATTAGCTAAAACTATTGAAACTGGAATAATTCCACCAACTTTAAATTTAGAAAACCCTGATTCGGAATGTGATTTGAACTATGTGCCTAACAAAGCAGTGAAAGCAGATGTTAAGGTAGCAATGTCAAATTCTTTAGGATTTGGAGGACATAATTCTGTAATAGTAATGAAAAAATTTGAAAAATAGAAATTTTAGGAGAGGAGAAAATTGAAAAATCTTTTAGATTTAGAACATAGATTGAACTACTATTTTAATAATAGAAACTTATTAAAAAATGCTCTCCTACATAAATCTTTTGGTAATGAACATAGAAAATATAAAAATATCAATAATGAGAGGCTAGAATTGTTAGGGGATTCAGTTCTAGCCCTTATTGTTGCCGAGTATTTATATAAGAATAGAAATTTTAATGAAGGAACTATGGCAAAAGTTAAATCTATGGTTGTAAGTGAGCCGATTCTTGCTAAAATATCCCGCGAATTAAAAGTTGGAGAATATTTAATGTTGAGTAAGGGTGAAGAAAATACAGGTGGAAGAGATAGGGATTCTATTTTATGTGATACTTTTGAAGCGATATTGGGAGCTATCTATATAGATTCTAATTTGAGAGAGGCAAAGAGTTTTGCTCTCAGTCATATCAGGAAGTATATAGATAATATTGAGGGAAACGAAGAAATTTTAGATTATAAAACCATATTGCAAGAGTATGCACAAAAGAAATTCAAAATAGTTCCTGTATATGAGCTAGTTTCCGAATCTGGTCCGGATCATATGAAAGAATTTGAAATAGAGGTGGAGCTTATGAATCATAGAGGAAGAGCCAAAGCCAGAAATAAGAAAAAAGCTGAGCAATTATCTGCTAAGGATTTATGTATAAAGTTAGGAGTAAAATATAATGAAACATTATAACATCCCCATATTTATAAGCCATTTTGGTTGTCCGAACTCCTGTGTATTTTGTAATCAGAAAAAAATAAACGGCAGGGAAACAGATGTTAGTTTGGAAGACTTAAAAAATACTATAGATAGTCATTTAGAAACTCTTCCAAAAAATTCCATAAAACAGGTGGCATTTTTTGGTGGAACTTTTACAGGAATATCTATGGCTTTGCAAAAAGAATATTTAGAAACAGTAAAGCAATATATAGATAGAGGGGATATTCAAAGCATAAGATTATCAACCAGACCTGATTGTATAAGTATGGAGATACTAGAGCAATTAAAAAGCTACGGTGTAAAGACTATAGAACTTGGAATACAATCACTCGATCCTGTTGTATTGGCAGCAACAGATAGAAGGTATGATGAAGGAGTAGTTGAAACTGCTTGTAGTTTGATAAAAGAATATGGTTTTGAATTAGGAGTTCAAATAATGATAGGGCTTCCTAGTTCAAATTTAGAAAAAGATTATGATACAGCTAAGAAATGTTTAGATTTAAAGCCAAATTTAGCAAGGATATACCCGACACTTGTTATAAACGGTACTGAGCTTGAAAAAATGTATTTAAGGGGAGAATATAAAGCACTTGATATTGAAGAGGCGATAGAAAGAACAAAAAAAATATATTCTTTACTTGAATTAAATGGTGTAAATGTTGTGAGAGTTGGTCTACAACCAAGTCAAGATTTAACCTCTGAGGGAGTGATATTGGCAGGACCTTTTCATCCAGCATTCAGAGATTTGGTAGAAAATAGAATTTATTATAATTTTTTAAAAGATATTTATAAATACGAAGAAAAATTAGATATAGAAGCCAATGAAAAAATAATTTCAAAAGTTGTTGGTCAAAAAGCTAAAAATAAGCAAGAATTTTATCCTAATTTCAAAATAAGAATTAATAACTGCTTAGGAGTGGATGAAATAAAAATTAATGGAAGAAACTATAGAAGAAATGAGATACTATCAAGGGAATTATAATGAAAAAGTTAATCTTATCATCTGAAGGGTATATGAAAAAATTAGCACTGATTGAGAATAATAAGATCAGTGAAATTTTATTTGAAAAAAAAAGTGAAAATGAAATTTCTGGAAATTTTTATAAGGGAAGAGTAGTTGATATAATTAATGGAATGGAAAGCATTTTTGTAGATATTGGACTTGAAAAAAATGCTTTTTTAAATATAAGTAAATTTAAAAATAAAAAAAAGTTTAGTAAAGGTGAAGATATTCTAGTGCAGGTCGAAGCCAACCCGAGAGATGAGAAGGGAGCAAAATTGACACTTGATTATTCAATTTCAAGCAAAAATTTAGTTTTACTTCCTAACTCAAAGCAAGTTTCATTATCGAGTAAAATAAGAGATAAAATAGAAAGAAAATACTTGGAGCAAATATTTTATGATGTTGAGGATATAGGACTTGTAGTGAGGACAGCTGCGGTATCTTCAAAAGAAGAAGAATTAAGAAAAGAATATGAAGATTTAATTTTAAAGTGGAGAAAAATAGAAAAGCTTTTTAAGGAAGCAAAAACAAAAAAACTGTTATATTCTCAAAATTCAATTATTGAAAAACTATTTAGAGATTTTTTTGATGCTAATACAGATGAACTTATAATTGATAATGAGGTAATTTTTGAAGAAGTTATAAAATATATAGAAGAGAATGAGCTGGATAATCTAAAAATTAAAGTAAAGAAATACTTTAAAGAAGAAGATATTTTTGAACACTATGGAATAAATATTGAATTGGAAAATGCTTTAAACAGGAAGGTATGGCTTAACTCCGGAGGTTATCTAGTTATAGAAAAGACAGAAGCACTGGTAAGTATAGATGTCAACACAGGAAGAAATATTGAAAATAAAAATTTAGAAGAAACTATAGTTAAAACAAATTTAGAAGCTGCTATTGAAATAGTTAGACAGCTTAGATTGAGAAATTTATCGGGTCTTATTATAATTGACTTTATTGATATGAAAAAAAATTCTAATAAAAAATTAATTTTAAAAACATTGGAAAATGAACTAAAAAATGATAGAATGAAAACAGAAATTGTCAACTATAGTTCTCTTAATTTAATGCAGCTCACAAGACAAAGACAGGGACAAGAACTCTCTTATTACTTTAGAATGCCCTGTTCATATTGTGAGGGAACAGGTTTAATGAAATCTGAAGAAGCCA encodes:
- the plsX gene encoding phosphate acyltransferase PlsX, whose product is MKIALDAMSGDYAPIATIKGAVEALKENKNLKIILVGKENVIKEELKKYKVDEQRLEIKNADEVVEMTDDPVKAIKEKKDSSMNVCVDLVKEGMVDASVSCGNTGALLATSQLKLKRIKGVLRPAIAVPFPNKVGNTLFLDLGANADTKPEYLDQFAIMGSKYMEILSNKKKPKVALLNIGEEEIKGNELTREAFILLKNNKRINFVGNIESTKILDGTVDVVVTDGFTGNILLKTSEGVGKFIFHIIKENIMKTFLSKLGALLLKKDLKKVKEKVDASEYGGAIFLGLNGLSIKAHGSSDYKAVKNALKVAGRFIEANFIEELRKTMEV
- the fabD gene encoding ACP S-malonyltransferase, encoding MSKVAFVYPGQGTQYVGMGKELYENNEKAREIFDRFFSTLDIDLKKVMFEGPEETLKSTEYTQPAIVGLSLVLTELLKEKGIRPNYVAGHSVGEFAAFGGAEYLSLEEAIKLVAARGKIMKEVAEKVNGSMAAVLGLDSSKIEEVLKNINGTVEAVNFNEPNQTVIAGEKAAIEEACVALKEAGAKRALALAVSGPFHSSLMKEAGEELKKYADKLNFKVGEIKIIANTTATVLNSDSEIKDEIYRQSFGPVKWIDTINKLKSEGVTKIYEVGPGKVLSGLIKKIDKEIEVINIETLESLSSI
- a CDS encoding elongator complex protein 3, whose product is MKHYNIPIFISHFGCPNSCVFCNQKKINGRETDVSLEDLKNTIDSHLETLPKNSIKQVAFFGGTFTGISMALQKEYLETVKQYIDRGDIQSIRLSTRPDCISMEILEQLKSYGVKTIELGIQSLDPVVLAATDRRYDEGVVETACSLIKEYGFELGVQIMIGLPSSNLEKDYDTAKKCLDLKPNLARIYPTLVINGTELEKMYLRGEYKALDIEEAIERTKKIYSLLELNGVNVVRVGLQPSQDLTSEGVILAGPFHPAFRDLVENRIYYNFLKDIYKYEEKLDIEANEKIISKVVGQKAKNKQEFYPNFKIRINNCLGVDEIKINGRNYRRNEILSREL
- a CDS encoding acyl carrier protein, translating into MLDKVKEIIVEQLGVEADQVKLESNFIDDLGADSLDTVELIMAFEEEFGVDIPDTEAEKIKTVKDVIDYIEANK
- the rnc gene encoding ribonuclease III; amino-acid sequence: MKNLLDLEHRLNYYFNNRNLLKNALLHKSFGNEHRKYKNINNERLELLGDSVLALIVAEYLYKNRNFNEGTMAKVKSMVVSEPILAKISRELKVGEYLMLSKGEENTGGRDRDSILCDTFEAILGAIYIDSNLREAKSFALSHIRKYIDNIEGNEEILDYKTILQEYAQKKFKIVPVYELVSESGPDHMKEFEIEVELMNHRGRAKARNKKKAEQLSAKDLCIKLGVKYNETL
- the fabF gene encoding beta-ketoacyl-ACP synthase II — protein: MKRVVVTGVGLISALGIGTEETWQKLIAGETGIDLLTAYDTTDMPVKIAGEVKGFEPEKFGIEKKELKKLSRNTQFAIAASKMALEDAKLKIDETNANETGIIISSGIGGMEIFEEQLKVMFEKGVKRISPFTIPAMIANMSSGTTAIYLGAKGPNKTIVTACASGTHSVGEGFELIRHNRAKIMIVGGTEACITAFGMNSFANMKALSTRNESPKTASRPFSADRDGFVMGEGVGVLVLEEMEYALARGAKIYAEVVGFGESCDAHHITAPVETGEGAVRAMKLAVEDAKLSLEDVTYINAHGTSTPANDVIETRAIKNLFGNHAYNLYVSSTKGATGHGLGAAGGIEAVILAKTIETGIIPPTLNLENPDSECDLNYVPNKAVKADVKVAMSNSLGFGGHNSVIVMKKFEK
- a CDS encoding ABC transporter ATP-binding protein/permease; its protein translation is MTNKKLYSFSENLNKYIVQTTILSSLKLIASIAFAWLFAFLLKTLIERDFNQNYLLIIVSIIIIIFIRQFSTKITALKLGDLVVEVKRNLRKSIFEKILKLGLNYSEFFKIQEFIHLSVDNVEHLEVYFGAYLTQFYYCIASSIILFLVTVPFSLKAAFILLFFSLFIPLFLYISLNKVKKIQKKYFAKYMNVGILFLDSLQGLTTLKLYGSDEAREKEIAQMSEEFRVETMRVLKMQLLSIAVVNWIIYAGTILAIIFSIRLFLVSKLSLFGLFFIFMLAPEFFIPMRTLTSLFHVAMTGIAAADNIINFLEAPEEKSLGNDDFPEISNISIQNFNFSYPNSDKILNNINISFKENSLTAIVGHSGCGKSTLASILAGEIKAEECSKISIGKTKLNEIKIEERPKNILKITHDSHIFEDTVRENLAMAKPDSSDQEMIEVLKQVKLWDIFKVSNGLDTILKSQGKNLSGGQAQRVSIARALLYNAKIYIFDEATSNIDVESEEIILDIIYELSKTKTVIFISHRLAAIKNADNIYVMDKGFIIENGQHKELYEKNGLYKEMYLYQEELENYLKGRGEK
- a CDS encoding Rne/Rng family ribonuclease, with the protein product MKKLILSSEGYMKKLALIENNKISEILFEKKSENEISGNFYKGRVVDIINGMESIFVDIGLEKNAFLNISKFKNKKKFSKGEDILVQVEANPRDEKGAKLTLDYSISSKNLVLLPNSKQVSLSSKIRDKIERKYLEQIFYDVEDIGLVVRTAAVSSKEEELRKEYEDLILKWRKIEKLFKEAKTKKLLYSQNSIIEKLFRDFFDANTDELIIDNEVIFEEVIKYIEENELDNLKIKVKKYFKEEDIFEHYGINIELENALNRKVWLNSGGYLVIEKTEALVSIDVNTGRNIENKNLEETIVKTNLEAAIEIVRQLRLRNLSGLIIIDFIDMKKNSNKKLILKTLENELKNDRMKTEIVNYSSLNLMQLTRQRQGQELSYYFRMPCSYCEGTGLMKSEEAIILDILKEIKEISKDDDIKKVEIISGKEIIKKIKLEIIEYIEGVLKKKKIICRLVEKDGIRNNFEISLFK
- a CDS encoding beta-ketoacyl-ACP synthase III, which encodes MQSVGIKGLGYYVPERIVTNFDFEKMVDTSDEWIRTRTGIEERRFAAEDEATSDLAYKAALKAIEAAKIDKGEIELIIVATATADYLTQGSSCLVQKKLGLSSIPCFDVSAACTGFIYALTVANSMVKSKAFKNILVIGAETLSRISDMTDRNTCVLFGDGAAAAIVGEVEDGYGMLGISIGAEGEDDMVLKIPAGGSRHPNTEETIAKRDNFLKMNGQEVFKFAVKVLPKVTLDALEEAQLKVNDLSMIFPHQANLRIIEAAAKRIKFPLDKFYTNLNKYGNTSAASIGIALGEALEKGLIKKGDNIALTGFGGGLTYGSIIMKWAY